The segment GAATGTATTTAACTCCATGAATAAACATATTGTGGTGCATAAAACATGTATATGGCTGTGAATTCTGATGTATAAATCTGCCCAACTTTGGGTCTATCAATGCCTTGAGGGGGTGTTCCACCTCTTGTAAAGACTCTCTGCACATACGAGAGAGATGCCAACAAGTACCTGCACAATATTCAACGATGAAAGCATAACATAATTAACCCAATTGTACACTGAAATTCCAAGTTCTCAAATATCTTTATTGTAGAAGGGTTCATCATTCATGGAGGTTctcaatttgaaaaaaatatgacaGACGGGCTGTTGGGAAGAGTGCAAATAGCTGCTGCAGTGTGGTATGATCACAGTATTGATTATAGGGATATATGGGTTTTGGGGACGGGATCAAGGGGTTAAATTTGGGGGCAGCTAGGGGATAGTGGGGACGGCGGCAAAGTAACAGTAGGGGGACAATGCTGATATACAAATTGAGGTGAATTGAATTCTTTaaggcaaaatctgcaatataGTTCATCTCTGTGAGTACCCCATGAAAGGCAAACTGATTTTCACAAAGTTAAAGGTTGCAATTATTATGTAATAGCATGTGCCATATAGCAAGTGGCCTGGTGGTGTCCCCTGTGGAGGTGACAGAGGTGGTGGTGTTGTGAGGGGATGTTTCCCCAAGTACCCAAGTTTCAGAAACATCCCCTACCAAGGATGGAGTTTTTTTGGGGTGAAGCATCCCCATGGAACAATGATACAAACAATTAGCATGTTGATTGTAATTTACTGATTATTTACAATCTTTTCAACAACTATTTGAGAAGACATAGATTTGGCTGTTTCTTGACTGTTTTGACTGTTTTTGCACTGTTGAACTGCTATTTGGTTTTGCTGGGGCCTTTCTGGGGCCTTTCTAGTCTTGAGGCCATTTCTATTGTGTTTCTTTATTCCATGTCGTTGTAACCTTTTTTGATGTACAAGGTTATGGGGTCCTTTCAAAACCCTCTTTAATTCATAGCTCTGATAAAAAACGTTTATCTTAATCAGAACAACTATTTGAAAAGACTTAAATGACATACATTGTGATCAGCGTAATAATTTCTTATGTGAAAGTCTAATTGCACAATATATTTATGATTCAAGTATATAACTCATTATTCATGTACTAATATAAATACAAAAATAAACACAGAACTCAAATCTATACATTGACTACAACGCACTAATTGTTGTGGGTGAAATGTTGATCAGTGATGGATTGGATGGTCTGCCTGTTGTTTTTTCAGTTAATCAGATAACCTGCTAAGCTATCATTTTTTCCACAAATTTGTTAACTTGATAATTATTAAGTAGAAGTCTATTTTTAGGTTTGTTCAACTTACTGTCCACCCTTGTGGGTTGTGGCCTCCAGAGAATGCCATGGAGCACCATTTGGATCAACAATTACTTGATTTTGGATCCTTGCAGTCAGGCTGGTTGGAGGCATAGATGTTTCCCAGGTGTATTGTCCTCCACTATAATCTGGTTTCTCAAGTAAATAATGTTTGCCAATCACCTCCTGCCCTGGAACGGATGACAGTTGAGCAGAAATGTTATATAAAACCCATGCAGAGCCATTGAAGGAATATGTATGCTTGCCTTCTCCAAAATAGCTGGCAACTAAGCCATGCCCCTGTGGGATTGAGAGAAGTGAAGGCAGGCTCCAATTCCCACTGTTCTCCAACACATAAAACCTATAGGAGGCTTCATAGTCTACTGCAATAATCTGTCCCACTGTGTTGCAGGATGTTGGGGGGCTGCCACCTATACCTTGTGTTCTTGAAATATAagagattttatcaaaatcaactGGCCCACTGTGGGAGGTTGCTTGTAAAAGAACATCTGGAATTGTGCCTTGCTGCTCTTTTCTTTCAATTACTTTTCCTGCAATGACATATTAATTCTTCAATGCCATATTtattcttcaatgttgtagtggcaatcttttaaaaatttaaaactactcaaaatgaataaaatttaattaaaataaatttcaatatTGAAAATCTATTGTATTTTAGAAAACAGATAATAGGGTCAGAGATATTCAGAATCAATAGAATGGAAATTGAGTCTATTTACTATATTGGTGTGGTtgtttatagatttttttaaaaaatcaaacaaatataattaatttaaaaactataaattatattattattttttaaaatttaatttaaaagtatcaaaattattttta is part of the Cryptomeria japonica chromosome 10, Sugi_1.0, whole genome shotgun sequence genome and harbors:
- the LOC131029269 gene encoding uncharacterized protein LOC131029269; this translates as MVDDLDALKKKVTELEKKILVGFVWALGAIVTVTSDSVATPAGYKVLIELKGKGMQVYRCQANNTYMVVDANASLYDVNDYSFLNKKGQHYYLPNLDGQGGRPTWSYFDAQHNPASTVTGKVIERKEQQGTIPDVLLQATSHSGPVDFDKISYISRTQGIGGSPPTSCNTVGQIIAVDYEASYRFYVLENSGNWSLPSLLSIPQGHGLVASYFGEGKHTYSFNGSAWVLYNISAQLSSVPGQEVIGKHYLLEKPDYSGGQYTWETSMPPTSLTARIQNQVIVDPNGAPWHSLEATTHKGGQ